The Bradyrhizobium betae genomic interval GTCGTGAGCGGCTTGTCGGCGCTGTCGATCTGGCGGGCCTCGCCGGGCAAGGTGCGGGCCGTTGCCGGCCGGCTGCACGCGCTCAAGGCCGGAGCGGACTAGGTTTCGCGCGCACCAAGATACCTTCGCCTCTTTCGCGGAATGTTAAGCATGCCGCGTCTTGGCCGGGCTCAATCCTGCTGCAAAAACGTCTTGGACACCATCGGACCGCTAGCGTCGGAGCGATTGCCGTTTCTTCCCGATGCTGCCGGGTCTATCGATGTCTGCTTCCGATCACCCAGTGACCGAAATTCCGGATGTGCTGCGCGCTGCGCTCGAATGCGCCGACGATGGTATCGTCGTCGTCGACGACGCACACCGCATCACGCATTTCAATGCGAGCGCCGAGCGGATCTGGAAGCTTGCGCGCGCCGAGGTGCTCGGCCGCGATGCAGGCGTCCTCGGCCTGGCATTCCTTCAGGCCGATCCGGTTGCGGATTTCCGCGACGAGATCAGCCTCGTGCGGCCCGACGGCAGCCGGATCAGGGCGCTGGTGTCGCTGTCCTCCACGACCGTCGGCGAGGCGACCCATCACATCGTGTTCGCGCGCGACGTCACCAGTGAAGCCGAGCGCCGCGTCAGGATCGGGCTTCTCAACGCGGTCTCGGACCAGACCAACCGCGCGGTGATCATCACCGATACCGAGCAGAATATCCGCTACGTCAATGCGTCCTTTACCGCGCTGTTCGGCTACACCAGCGAGGAAGCCGAGGGGCGGCGTGCGGGAGAGCTCATCGCCGGGTGCCATACCAACCGCACGGCCATCGCGAAGCTCTTCAAGCGCCTGATGGACGGCGGTCGCCGCGGCAAGGTGGAGACGCTGGTCTACAACAAGGACGGCGATGAGATCTGGGTCTGCGCCAGGATCGACGCCTTCCGCGACAAGAAGGGCCGCGCCAAATACATCTTCGCGCTGATCGAGGACATCACCGAGACGCGGCAATTGCATTCGCTCCAGCAGCTCATCATGAGCGCGCTCGCCGACGAAATTCCGATCACCGAGATCGCCGACCGGCTGTGCCGCAGGGTCGAGGAGATCGCGCCCGACGTCGTCAGCTCGCTGCTCCATATCGACTCCGCAGGGTTGATCCATCCGCTCGGCGGCCCCAGCCTGCCCGAGGACTATTCCCGCGCCCTGGACGGCGTTGCGATCGGCCCCAATGTCGGCTCCTGCGGCACCGCGGCCTTCTACGGCGAGCCGGTGCTGGTGACCGATCTTGCCACCGATCCGCGCTGGCTGGCCTACAATGCGCGGCCGCTCGAAGTCGGCTTGCGCGCCTGCTGGTCGACGCCGATCAAGGCCAAGGACGGCCGCGTCATCGCCACCTTCGCCTTCTATTTTCGTGAGCCGCGCGCGCCGAGCAACTGGCATCGGCGCATCGTCGAGGCCTGCGTCAACCTCGGCGCCCTCGCGATCGAGCGCAAGGAGGCCCGCGCCGAGATCGCGCGGCTCGCCTATCACGACATCCTCACTGGCCTGCCGAACCGCGCGCAGCTGCGGAACCTGATCACCACGGCGATCGATGCCTGCCCGAACGGCAGCCATGTCGCGCTGGCTTTCCTCGACGTCGACCATTTCAAGGACGTCAACGACACGCTCGGTCACGCCGCCGGCGACGAGTTGCTGGTCCAGCTCGCGCAGCGCCTGCGTGAGCATATCGGGCCGGAGGACATGCTGGGCCGGCTCGGCGGCGACGAATTCGTCATCCTGCTGCCGCAGCGTAACGCCGAGAGCGCCGAGCGCGTCGCGGCCGGGATCATGGAGGCGCTCGCCGCACCTTTACGGCTCGGATCGAAGCTGATGCCGATGTCGGCCAGCATCGGCATCAGCCTCTATCCGGATCATGCCACCGACATCGACACGCTGATGCAGCAGGCCGATGCTGCCATGTACATGGCCAAGCAGGCGGGGCGTTCGACCCATCGCATCTTCAGCGCCGAGATGAACGGGCTCGCCGAGCAACGCCTGGCGCTGATCGCCGCGCTCCGCCGCGCCATCGCCGAGGGCGCACTGACGCTGAGCTACCAGCCGCAGATCCGCAGCTGCGACGGCGCGATACACGGCGTCGAGGCGCTGGCGCGCTGGCACGATGCCGCGCTCGGTGACGTCTCGCCGGCAAGATTCATCCCGCTCGCCGAGGAGTGTGGCCTGATCGAGCAGATCGGCCTGTGGTCGGTGCGCGAGGCCTGCCGCCAGATGGCGAACTGGCGCTCCGCCGGGCTCAACATCCCCAGCGTGTCGGTGAACCTGTCGCCGATCAATTTCCGCAACGTCACGCTCGCCGCGCGGCTCAAGGACATCCTCGCCGAAAACGCGCTGCCGCCGGACGCGCTGATGCTCGAGATCACCGAGGGCACCTTCATGCAGGACGGCGCCGCCGCGCTGGAGACGATGCATGCGATCCGCGCGCTCGGCGTCGGCCTCTCCGTTGACGATTTCGGCACCGGCTATTCCAGCCTCAGCCGGCTCGCCCATTTGCCGATCCGCGAGCTCAAGATCGACCGCAGTTTCATGCGCGACATCGAG includes:
- a CDS encoding EAL domain-containing protein: MSASDHPVTEIPDVLRAALECADDGIVVVDDAHRITHFNASAERIWKLARAEVLGRDAGVLGLAFLQADPVADFRDEISLVRPDGSRIRALVSLSSTTVGEATHHIVFARDVTSEAERRVRIGLLNAVSDQTNRAVIITDTEQNIRYVNASFTALFGYTSEEAEGRRAGELIAGCHTNRTAIAKLFKRLMDGGRRGKVETLVYNKDGDEIWVCARIDAFRDKKGRAKYIFALIEDITETRQLHSLQQLIMSALADEIPITEIADRLCRRVEEIAPDVVSSLLHIDSAGLIHPLGGPSLPEDYSRALDGVAIGPNVGSCGTAAFYGEPVLVTDLATDPRWLAYNARPLEVGLRACWSTPIKAKDGRVIATFAFYFREPRAPSNWHRRIVEACVNLGALAIERKEARAEIARLAYHDILTGLPNRAQLRNLITTAIDACPNGSHVALAFLDVDHFKDVNDTLGHAAGDELLVQLAQRLREHIGPEDMLGRLGGDEFVILLPQRNAESAERVAAGIMEALAAPLRLGSKLMPMSASIGISLYPDHATDIDTLMQQADAAMYMAKQAGRSTHRIFSAEMNGLAEQRLALIAALRRAIAEGALTLSYQPQIRSCDGAIHGVEALARWHDAALGDVSPARFIPLAEECGLIEQIGLWSVREACRQMANWRSAGLNIPSVSVNLSPINFRNVTLAARLKDILAENALPPDALMLEITEGTFMQDGAAALETMHAIRALGVGLSVDDFGTGYSSLSRLAHLPIRELKIDRSFMRDIERDAGAVAIATAVVRVGQGLGMTVVAEGVETEGQRKVLAELGCDVVQGFLYAPALPPVAFERWLIEHCAEQARAMLERLNMGTAERDEVKRSA